Part of the Thauera sedimentorum genome, GGCTGCGCACCACGCGGCTGATCTCTTCTTCCAGCGTGCGGACCACCGGCGCGCCGGGGTTGCTGTGGTCGCCGAAGTAGAGCGCCGGCTGCGCTCCGCCAAGGTGGCGCACCGCGGCGCTCATGCCGCCGTGGAACTGGTAGTAGTCGTCGGAATCGAGCAGGTCGTGCTCGCGGTTGTCCTGGTTGTGCATGACCAGCTCGATGCCGGCCAGCCGCCGCGCGAAGGTGTCGCGCGCCGCGCTGCCGTAGTCGTCCTGGCCGTAGGCGTGGCCGCCCCACTCGAGGTAGGCGCGCGCGAGGTCGGCGTCGTCGTCCCAGTTGCGCCCGTCGATCAGGCCCTGCAGGCCGGCGCCGTAGGCCCCGGGCTTGGCGCCGAACACCCGGTGGCCGGCCTGGCGGCGCGCGCTGGCGGCGTCCAGCCCGTCGGCGGCGAGTGCGGCGGCCTCGCGCTCGATGCGCGCGCGGATCGGGTTCACCTCCTCGGGTTCGTCGAGCGCGGCCACCGCCTGCACCGCTGCGTCGAACAGGCGGATGACGTTGGCGAAGGCGTCGCGGAAGAAGCCCGACACGCGCAAGGTGACGTCGATGCGCGGGCGGTCGAAGAGCGACATCGGCAGGATCTCGAAGTCGCTCACCCGCTGGCTGCCGTCGGCCCACTTGGGGCGCACGCCGATCAGCGCGAAGGCCTGGGCGATGTCGTCGCCGCCAGTGCGCATGGTCGCCGTGCCCCACACCGACAGGCCGATGGCGCGCGGGTAGTCGCCGTGCTCCTGCAGGTAGCGCTCGACCAGGCGTTCGGCCGAGCGCAGGCCCAGGGTCCAGCTGGTCTGGGTGGGCACCGCGCGGGTGTCGATGGAGTAGAAGTTGCGCCCGGTGGGCAGCACGTCGGGGCGGCCGCGGGTGGGCGCGCCGCTGGGGCCGGCGGGCACGAAGCGGCCGGCCAGCCCGCGCACGAGCTGGTGGAGTTCCTCGCCGCCGCAGGCGTCCAGGCGCGGGGCGAGTTCCGTTTCGATGCGGGCCAGCACTGGGCGGGTGTGCGGCCAGTCGGTCTCCGGCGTGGCGGGCAGGCCGCGCTTCAGCACGTCGAGGGCGAGCAGTTCGAGGCGCTCGCGGGTGTCGCCGGTGGTGCGCCAGGGGCCGGCGTCGCGCACGGCGAGTACCGCCGGGCACGGGCCGCCCCAGGGCGCGCCCCAGTCGGCATCGAGCGGATCGAAGCCCTCGCCCAGCGCGAGGTCGGCGGCCAGCGCGCGGGTCAGGCCCTGGCGCGCGTCGCGGCCGTCGCCCGCCGGGTGGCGGGCGAGCGCGAGCAGGGTGTCGCGGCGCAGGCGCCCGGCGGGCGAGGCGCCGAACACGTGCAGGCCGTCGCGGATCTGCGCTTCCTTCAGTTCGCACAGGTAGGTGTCGGTGCGGTTGAGCAGTTGCTGCTCTTCCTCGGCGTTGCGCGGCGCTTCGAGGCCCAGGTCGCGGTGCAGGTCGTGGCGCACGATGTGGGCGAGGATCTGGCGACGCAGCTCGGCGGCGCGGCGCGGGTCGAGCATCAGCGCCTCGTAGTACTCGTCCACCTGGCGTTCCAGATCGCGGGTGGGGCCATAGCTCTCGGCGCGGGTCAGCGGCGGCATCAGGTGGTCGATGATCACCGCCTGGGCGCGGCGCTTGGCCTGGGTGCCTTCGCCGGGGTCATTGACGATGAAGGGATAGAGATGCGGCATGGGGCCGAAGACCAGATCCGGCCAGCATTGTTCGGAGAGCGCCACGCTCTTGCCCGGCAGCCATTCCAGGTTGCCGTGCTTGCCGACATGCACGATGGCGTCCGCGCGCCAGGCCTCGCGCAGCCAGCAGTAGAAGGCGAGGTAATGGTGGGGCGGCACCAGGTCGGGGTCGTGGTAGCTCGCCGAGGGGTCGAGCTGGTAGCCGCGCGCCGGCTGGATGCCGACGAAGACCCGGCCGCAGCGCAGGCCGGCGAGCATGAAGCGCCCGGCGCGCAGCATCGGGTCGGCCTCGGGCGGGCCCCAGCGCTCGACGATGGCGGCGCGGTTGGCGGCCGGCAGGGTGGAAAAGAAGGCGAGGTAGTCGGCCAGCGCCAGGCTCTGGCGCGCCGGGCGCACCGCCCAGTGCTCGGGGTCGTTGGTGACGCCTTCCTTGAGCTTCGCCATCAGCGCGTCGCCGTCAGCCGGGATGGCGTCCACCGCGTAGCCCTCGTCGGCCAGCCGGCGCAGGATGTTGATCACCGAGGCCGGGGTGTCGAGGCCCACGCCGTTGCCCAGCCGGCCTTCGCGGGTCGGGTAGTTGGCCAGCACCAGCGCGAGGCGCTTGTCCGCGTTGGGCCGCGTGCGCAGGCGGCACCAGCGCTGCGCGAGCTCGGCGACGAAGGCCATGCGCCCGGGTTCGGCGCGGTATTGCACCACGTCGCTCTGGGTGCGCTCGCAGCGGCGCTCCAGGCCCTTGAAGCTCACTGCGCGGGTGACGATACGCCCATCCACCTCGGGCAGCGCGATGTGCATGGCGATGTCGCGCGGCGCGAGGCCGTGGGCGTCGGCCCGCCAGACCGCCTCGTTGCCGCCGGAGAGGATGAGCTGCAGCACCGGCAGGTCGCCCGCCAGCGCGTGGTCGCCCGGCTCGTCGAGCGCCGAGCGCGCGAAGGCGGTGGTGTTGAGGATCAGCGCGGCGTCGTGCTCGGCGGCGAGCCTGCGCAGGGTGTCGATGCACAGCGCGTCCTTCAGCGAAGTGAGCGCGATCGGCAGCGGGTTCAGGCCGCGCGCGGCGAGCGCCGCGCACAGGTGGGCGAAGGCGGCGGTGTTGCCGGCCTGCAGGTGGGCGCGGTAGAACAGCACCAGCACGCAGGGCGCGCCGGGCGTCCAGTCGTCCTGCCATGCAGCGACGCTGCCCAGGTCGTGGCGCGGGTGGAAGACCGCGACGTTGGGCAGCGCGCGCGGCGGTTCGGGCGCCTCGCCGCGGCCGAAGTAGCGCGCGCCGAGGAAGCGGTAGAAGTTGCGCGCGTTGGCCGGGCCGCCTTCGCGGAGATACCGCCACAGCGTGCGCGCGTCGTCCATCTCCACCGTGCCCTTCATCAGCAGGTTGAGATCCTCGCTGGTGTCGCCGGAGAACATCGCCAGCGCGATGCCGCGCGCGCGGGCGAGCTCGCCGACCCGCTCGGTGCCGTAGGGCCAGTAGCTCTCGCCGCCCAGGTGATCGATGACGATCACGCGGGCGTGCTGCAGCACCTCGTCCAGGTAGAGGTCCACCGAGGCCGGCTGGCGCAGGTGCAGCAGGTTCGCGAGGCGCACCGCGGGGAAGCCGTCGCCCGGGCAGGCCGCGGCGAGCAGCGCCAGCGTGGTGTCGGCGGCGCTGAGCACGACGATCTCGGCCGGGTCCTGCGCGATGCGCGTGACCACCGAATCGTCCTCGACGAAGCCCCCCGGCTGGGCGGCGAGCAGGTGCATCAGGCGGCCTCGGCCAGCGCCGCGCCCTGCAGCGCGCTGGCGAGCGCGGCGGCGTCCAGGTCCTGGCCGATCAGCACCAAGTGGGTGCGGCGCGCCTCGTCGGCACGCCAGCGGCGGTCGAAGTAGCTATCGAAGCGGCGGCCGACGCCATGCACCACCAGGCGCATCGGCTTGTCGGCGAGGGCGACGAAGCCCTTGATGCGGTACAGGGTGTGGGCCTGCACCAGCTCGTGGAGGATGGCGAGCAGGCGCTCGCGATCGACCACCGGCAGCTCGACCGAGATCGACTGGAACGCGTCGTGATCGTGGTCGTGGTCCTCGCCTTCTTCGTGGTCGTGGTGGCTGGCGCGCAGGTGGATGTTGTCCTCGGCGGCGGCTTCCAGGCCGAGGATGAGATCGAGGTCGACACGGCCCTGCTCGCTCGCCACCAGCTTGACCTCGGGCGGCAGCTCCTCGCGCACCAGCGCTTCGACCGCGGCGCGCGCCGCGTCGTCGGCGAGGTCGGTCTTGGACAGGATCACCAGGTCGGCGGCGGAGAGCTGGTCCTCGAACAGCTCGTGCAGCGGCGACTCGTGGTCCAGGTTGGGGTCGGCGCGGCGCTGGGCGTCGACCGCCAGCGGGTTGGCGGCGAACTGGCCGGCCGCGGCGGCGGGCACGTCCACCACGGTGATCACCGCATCCACGGTGCACGCGTTCTTGATCTCCGGCCAGTTGAAGGCCTGCACCAGCGGCTTGGGCAGCGCCAGACCGGAGGTCTCGATGAGGATGTGGTCGATGTCGTCGCGGCGCGCGATCAGCTCGCGCATCACCGGGTAGAACTCCTCCTGCACCGTGCAGCACAGGCAGCCGTTGGCCAGCTCGTAGAGCTCGCCGGCCTGTTCCCGGCCGTCCTCTTCGCAGCCGATGCCGCAGCCGCGCAGGATCTCGCCGTCGATACCGAGTTCGCCGAACTCGTTGACGATCACCGCGATGCGCCGCCCGCCGGCATTGGCGAGGATGTGGCGCAGCAGCGTGGTCTTGCCGCTGCCGAGGAAGCCGGTGACGATGGTGGCGGGGATCTTGGCTCGGGTGGACATGGGGTTCTCCGGTTCGGTTACAGGTCGTCGCCCGGCGGCGGCACGCGGGCGACGAAGTGGCCCTTGACGCCCTCGGGCCATTGTTTGAAAGGCACCACGCCGCGCTCGGCGGCCTGGTAGCCGGCGGCGTAGTCGAGCAGCGCGTCGGCCGCGGCCGCGTCCGGGGCGAAGTCGCCCAACACGTAGGCGTACTTGCCGGGCGCACGCAGGGCGACGGTGCAGTGGCGCTTGCAGGCCATCAGGCAGGCGGTGCGTTCGAGCCGCAGCGCGGGCGCGGGGCGCGCGGCGAGGCGGGCTTCGAGCTGGCGCGCGAAGCGCTCGCCCGGGCGCTCGCCGTCGGGCGCGGCGGCGTCGTAGCCGCAGGTGGCGCACACGATCAGCGTGGCGCTCATCGGGCCGCCTCCGCTTGCAGCGCGGGGTCGGGCTCGGGGCGGCAGCGCCAGGGCAGGACGTAGGCCTGCGCCTCGTGCTCGCCGTGCATGGCCTGCACCTGGTAGACGCGCTGCAGGTTGGCCGGGGTGAGCACCCGGCGCGGTTCGCCGCAGGCCACCGCGCGGCCGGCGTGCATCAGCAGCACGCGGTCGCAGAAGCGGCTGGCGAGGGTGAGGTCGTGCAGCACCACGACGATGCTGCGGCCGAGCGCGCACTGGCGGCGCAGCAGCTCCATGACGCTGAGCTGGTGGTAGGGGTCGAGCGCGGCGACCGGCTCGTCGGCGAGCAGCAGCGGCGCTTCCACCGCCAGCGCGCGGGCCAGGCGGGCGAGGGCGCGCTCGCCGCCGGAGAGGCGGTCGAGGCGGCGCTCGGCCAGGGCGTCGAGATGCATGTGGGCCAGCGCCGCGTCCACCGCCGCGCGGCCGGCAGCGTCATTGCGGCCGTGGGGCAGGCGGCCCAGCGCGACGAAGTCGCGCACCGTGAGCGGCCACGCGGCCTGGTCGCCCTGGGCCAGGTAGGCGAGCCGGGTGGCGCGCGCCTGGGGCGACAGGCGGGCGAGCGCGGTGCCGGCAAGACGCGCCTCGCCCTCGTGCGGGACGAGCTGGGCGAGGGCGCGCAACAGGCTGCTCTTGCCCGCGCCATTGGGGCCGATCAGGCCGAACAGCTCGCCGCGCGCGATGGCGAGCGAGACCCCGTCTACCAGGGTCGCGGCGCCGCGGCGCAGGGTGATGGCGTCGGCTTCGAGCAGGGTCACGGCTGCGCTCCGATGCGCTCGCGCAGCACCAGCGCGAGAAAGAAAGGCGCGCCGATCAGCGCCGTGACCACGCCCAGCATCAACTCGAAGCCGCCGCTCACCAGGCGCAGCACCACGTCGGCGGCGAGCAGCAGCAGCGCGCCGCCCAGCGCGCTGGCGACCAGCAGGCGCGCTGGGTGGTAGCCCACCGCGCGGCGCAGCATGTGCGGCACCACCAGGCCGACGAAGCCGATCGCCCCGGTCACGGCGACGCTGGCGCCCACGCACAGGGCGGTGCCGAGCACCACCCGCGCGCGCAGGCGGGCGAGGCTCACGCCCAGGCTGGCGGCCTCGTCCTCGCCCAGCGTCAGGGCGTCGAGCGAGCGCGCGCAGGACAGCAGCAGGGCGAGGCCGGTGAGCACGAAGGGCAGTGCCAGGCGGATTTCGTCGAAGCTGCGGTCGGCCAGCGAGCCGAGCAGCCACAGCACGATGTCCTGCACGTCGGTGGGGTTGGGGGCGAGGTTGATCGCCAGCGAAGTGAGCGCGGCGGCGAGCGAGGACAGCGCGACCCCGGCGAGGATCAGCGTGAGGTTGCCCGCGCCGCGGCGCGCGACCAGGTAGAGCACCGCGGTGGCGAGCGCGGCGCAGCCCATCGCCGCGGCCGGCAGCAGCCAGATGTTGATCGCGGCGAAGCCGAAGTACAGGCACAGCACCGCGCCCAGGCTGGCGCTGGCGCTCACTCCCAGCAGGCCGGGCTCGGCGAGCGGATTGCGCAGCAGGCCCTGCAGCGCGGCGCCGGCCATGCCCAGCGAGGCGCCGACCAGGATGGCGAGCAGCACGCGCGGCAGGCGGATCTCGGCGACGATGGTGTGACGGCGCTGCAGCAGTTCGTCGGCGACCGTGTCGCCGCCCGGCAGCAGGGCGCCGGCGATGTCGGCGAGGCCGAGCGGCACCGGGCCGATGGCGAGCGAGGCCAGCGCGAGCAGCGCCAGCGCGGCGAGCAGGGCGCCGTTCAAGCGGGCGCTGCTCATTGGGCACCCTTGGCGCTGCGCGCCGTCCCGCCAGGCGGGAGCGAGCGCTGCTTGGGGCGGCCCGGCGCAGCGCTCATCGGTGCGCCTCCTTGGAGGTTACGCGGCGCAGGCCGGCGGCGAGCTCTT contains:
- a CDS encoding ABC transporter ATP-binding protein, with the protein product MTLLEADAITLRRGAATLVDGVSLAIARGELFGLIGPNGAGKSSLLRALAQLVPHEGEARLAGTALARLSPQARATRLAYLAQGDQAAWPLTVRDFVALGRLPHGRNDAAGRAAVDAALAHMHLDALAERRLDRLSGGERALARLARALAVEAPLLLADEPVAALDPYHQLSVMELLRRQCALGRSIVVVLHDLTLASRFCDRVLLMHAGRAVACGEPRRVLTPANLQRVYQVQAMHGEHEAQAYVLPWRCRPEPDPALQAEAAR
- a CDS encoding DUF1636 domain-containing protein, coding for MSATLIVCATCGYDAAAPDGERPGERFARQLEARLAARPAPALRLERTACLMACKRHCTVALRAPGKYAYVLGDFAPDAAAADALLDYAAGYQAAERGVVPFKQWPEGVKGHFVARVPPPGDDL
- a CDS encoding FecCD family ABC transporter permease — protein: MSSARLNGALLAALALLALASLAIGPVPLGLADIAGALLPGGDTVADELLQRRHTIVAEIRLPRVLLAILVGASLGMAGAALQGLLRNPLAEPGLLGVSASASLGAVLCLYFGFAAINIWLLPAAAMGCAALATAVLYLVARRGAGNLTLILAGVALSSLAAALTSLAINLAPNPTDVQDIVLWLLGSLADRSFDEIRLALPFVLTGLALLLSCARSLDALTLGEDEAASLGVSLARLRARVVLGTALCVGASVAVTGAIGFVGLVVPHMLRRAVGYHPARLLVASALGGALLLLAADVVLRLVSGGFELMLGVVTALIGAPFFLALVLRERIGAQP
- the cobN gene encoding cobaltochelatase subunit CobN, encoding MHLLAAQPGGFVEDDSVVTRIAQDPAEIVVLSAADTTLALLAAACPGDGFPAVRLANLLHLRQPASVDLYLDEVLQHARVIVIDHLGGESYWPYGTERVGELARARGIALAMFSGDTSEDLNLLMKGTVEMDDARTLWRYLREGGPANARNFYRFLGARYFGRGEAPEPPRALPNVAVFHPRHDLGSVAAWQDDWTPGAPCVLVLFYRAHLQAGNTAAFAHLCAALAARGLNPLPIALTSLKDALCIDTLRRLAAEHDAALILNTTAFARSALDEPGDHALAGDLPVLQLILSGGNEAVWRADAHGLAPRDIAMHIALPEVDGRIVTRAVSFKGLERRCERTQSDVVQYRAEPGRMAFVAELAQRWCRLRTRPNADKRLALVLANYPTREGRLGNGVGLDTPASVINILRRLADEGYAVDAIPADGDALMAKLKEGVTNDPEHWAVRPARQSLALADYLAFFSTLPAANRAAIVERWGPPEADPMLRAGRFMLAGLRCGRVFVGIQPARGYQLDPSASYHDPDLVPPHHYLAFYCWLREAWRADAIVHVGKHGNLEWLPGKSVALSEQCWPDLVFGPMPHLYPFIVNDPGEGTQAKRRAQAVIIDHLMPPLTRAESYGPTRDLERQVDEYYEALMLDPRRAAELRRQILAHIVRHDLHRDLGLEAPRNAEEEQQLLNRTDTYLCELKEAQIRDGLHVFGASPAGRLRRDTLLALARHPAGDGRDARQGLTRALAADLALGEGFDPLDADWGAPWGGPCPAVLAVRDAGPWRTTGDTRERLELLALDVLKRGLPATPETDWPHTRPVLARIETELAPRLDACGGEELHQLVRGLAGRFVPAGPSGAPTRGRPDVLPTGRNFYSIDTRAVPTQTSWTLGLRSAERLVERYLQEHGDYPRAIGLSVWGTATMRTGGDDIAQAFALIGVRPKWADGSQRVSDFEILPMSLFDRPRIDVTLRVSGFFRDAFANVIRLFDAAVQAVAALDEPEEVNPIRARIEREAAALAADGLDAASARRQAGHRVFGAKPGAYGAGLQGLIDGRNWDDDADLARAYLEWGGHAYGQDDYGSAARDTFARRLAGIELVMHNQDNREHDLLDSDDYYQFHGGMSAAVRHLGGAQPALYFGDHSNPGAPVVRTLEEEISRVVRSRITNPKWIDGVKRHGYKGAFEIAATVDYLFAYDATARVVRDDQYARVTDAYLEDPHTRDFLARHNPDALGEICERLLEAMDRGLWAAPGDYRERVEQHLHAAEQHLEER
- the cobW gene encoding cobalamin biosynthesis protein CobW, with translation MSTRAKIPATIVTGFLGSGKTTLLRHILANAGGRRIAVIVNEFGELGIDGEILRGCGIGCEEDGREQAGELYELANGCLCCTVQEEFYPVMRELIARRDDIDHILIETSGLALPKPLVQAFNWPEIKNACTVDAVITVVDVPAAAAGQFAANPLAVDAQRRADPNLDHESPLHELFEDQLSAADLVILSKTDLADDAARAAVEALVREELPPEVKLVASEQGRVDLDLILGLEAAAEDNIHLRASHHDHEEGEDHDHDHDAFQSISVELPVVDRERLLAILHELVQAHTLYRIKGFVALADKPMRLVVHGVGRRFDSYFDRRWRADEARRTHLVLIGQDLDAAALASALQGAALAEAA